A section of the Microbacterium forte genome encodes:
- a CDS encoding bifunctional rhamnulose-1-phosphate aldolase/short-chain dehydrogenase translates to MTNPTAAALIERSNRLGADPKNTNYAGGNTSAKGTETDPVTGQPVELMWVKGSGGDLGTLTEQGLAVLRLDRMRALVDVYPGLDREDEMVAAFDYCLHGKGGAAPSIDTAMHGLVDAAHVDHLHPDSGIAIATAADGEELTAKIFGDKVVWVPWRRPGFQLGLDIAAIKAKNPQAIGTILGGHGITAWGDTSEEAEANSLWIIDTAAAYIEANGKADPFGGVRAGFEALPETERRERAAALAGTIRGIASTDKPMVGHFADSDVVLDFLASDRAPELAALGTSCPDHFLRTKVKPLILDLPVTASLDEQIARLHELHTEYRADYQAYYDAHATAESPAIRGADPLIVLVPGIGMFSYGANKQTARVAGEFYVNAINVMRGAEALSTYSPISDAEKFDIEYWALEEAKLQRMPKPKSHQGRIAFVTGAASGIGKAIATRLAAEGACVVIADLDLEKAQAAAAELGNTDVAIGVAANVADADAIQAALNDAVLAFGGVDLVVNNAGLSLSKPLLETTEKDWDLQHDVMAKGSFLVSKAAARVLIDQKLGGDIIYISSKNSVFAGPNNIAYSATKADQAHQVRLLAVELGEFGIRVNGINPDGVVRGSGIFASGWGANRAATYGVAEEDLGQFYANRTILKREVVPENVADAVYVLTGPELSRTTGLHIPVDSGVAAAFLR, encoded by the coding sequence ATGACCAACCCCACCGCCGCCGCCCTCATCGAGCGGTCGAACCGCCTGGGCGCCGATCCCAAGAACACCAACTACGCGGGCGGCAACACGTCGGCCAAGGGCACCGAGACCGACCCGGTCACGGGCCAGCCGGTCGAGCTGATGTGGGTCAAGGGATCGGGCGGAGACCTGGGGACCCTCACGGAGCAGGGCCTGGCTGTGCTGCGCCTCGACCGCATGCGCGCGCTCGTCGACGTCTACCCCGGCCTCGACCGAGAAGACGAGATGGTCGCCGCGTTCGACTACTGCCTGCACGGCAAGGGCGGCGCCGCCCCGTCGATCGACACCGCGATGCACGGCCTCGTCGATGCCGCACACGTCGACCACCTGCACCCCGACTCGGGCATCGCGATCGCCACCGCCGCCGACGGCGAAGAGCTGACCGCGAAGATCTTCGGCGACAAGGTCGTGTGGGTGCCGTGGCGTCGCCCGGGCTTCCAGCTCGGACTCGACATCGCCGCGATCAAGGCGAAGAACCCGCAGGCGATCGGCACCATTCTGGGCGGACACGGCATCACGGCCTGGGGTGACACGTCGGAGGAGGCCGAGGCCAACTCGCTGTGGATCATCGACACCGCCGCCGCCTACATCGAGGCCAACGGCAAGGCCGACCCGTTCGGCGGTGTCCGTGCCGGCTTCGAGGCCCTCCCCGAAACCGAGCGCCGTGAGCGCGCCGCCGCCCTCGCCGGCACCATCCGCGGCATCGCGTCGACCGACAAGCCGATGGTCGGCCACTTCGCCGACTCCGACGTCGTGCTCGACTTCCTCGCCTCCGACCGGGCCCCCGAGCTCGCCGCTCTCGGCACCAGCTGCCCCGACCACTTCCTGCGCACCAAGGTCAAGCCGCTGATCCTCGACCTGCCCGTCACGGCATCCCTCGACGAGCAGATCGCCCGCCTGCACGAGCTGCACACCGAGTACCGCGCCGACTACCAGGCCTACTACGACGCGCACGCGACGGCCGAGTCTCCGGCGATCCGCGGCGCCGACCCGCTCATCGTGCTCGTTCCCGGCATCGGCATGTTCTCGTACGGGGCGAACAAGCAGACCGCCCGCGTCGCCGGCGAGTTCTACGTCAACGCGATCAACGTCATGCGCGGGGCCGAGGCGCTGTCGACCTACTCCCCCATCTCCGACGCCGAGAAGTTCGACATCGAGTACTGGGCGCTCGAAGAGGCGAAGCTGCAGCGCATGCCGAAGCCGAAGTCGCACCAGGGCCGCATCGCGTTCGTCACCGGGGCTGCCAGCGGCATCGGCAAGGCCATCGCCACCCGCCTCGCGGCCGAGGGCGCCTGCGTCGTCATCGCCGACCTCGACCTCGAGAAGGCCCAGGCCGCCGCGGCCGAGCTCGGCAACACCGACGTCGCTATCGGCGTCGCGGCGAACGTCGCCGACGCCGATGCGATCCAGGCCGCGCTGAACGACGCCGTGCTCGCGTTCGGCGGCGTCGACCTCGTCGTCAACAACGCCGGACTCTCACTGTCGAAGCCGCTGCTCGAGACCACCGAGAAGGACTGGGACCTGCAGCACGACGTCATGGCCAAGGGCTCGTTCCTCGTGTCGAAGGCGGCAGCCCGCGTGCTGATCGACCAGAAGCTCGGCGGAGACATCATCTACATCTCGTCGAAGAACTCCGTCTTCGCCGGCCCGAACAACATCGCCTACTCGGCGACCAAGGCCGACCAGGCCCACCAGGTGCGACTGCTCGCCGTCGAGCTCGGCGAGTTCGGCATCCGCGTCAACGGCATCAACCCCGACGGCGTCGTGCGCGGCTCTGGCATCTTCGCCTCGGGCTGGGGCGCGAACCGCGCCGCGACCTACGGCGTCGCCGAGGAGGACCTCGGTCAGTTCTACGCCAACCGCACGATCCTCAAGCGCGAGGTCGTTCCCGAGAACGTCGCGGATGCCGTCTATGTGCTGACGGGCCCCGAGCTCAGCCGCACGACCGGTCTGCACATCCCGGTCGACTCCGGCGTCGCCGCGGCGTTCCTGCGATGA
- a CDS encoding rhamnulokinase: MTVRAVAAVDLGATSGRVMIGRIGDGRLDLELVSRFPNGPVEREDGLHWDFDALYEHVVAGLAEAVRREPGIESIGIDSWAVDYGLVKDGELLAEPFHYRDDRTVRGVAEVHAEAPFAELYQRNGLQFLPFNTLYQYRVEARLADADTALLIPDLIAFLLTGTSVAERTNASTTGLLGVESGEWDSELAERLGIPSSILPTLVDPGETIGTLRPELAERVGKELPVIAVGSHDTASAVVAAPLSTPHSAYISCGTWGLVGVELTEPVLTDAARGANFTHELGVDGRYRFLHNVTGLWLLSETVRAWETEDGTSIDLSELLTAASAVTGDVPIFDADDSSLSAPGDMPARIAALLGSEAPSSRPAFARSIVESIATAFAGAVQTASDLSRRELDSIHLVGGGSLNRLLCQATADRTGLPVLAGPVEATALGNVLVQARALGAAPDSLEELRALVAATHEPERFDPR; encoded by the coding sequence ATGACTGTCCGCGCCGTCGCCGCCGTCGACCTCGGGGCGACCAGCGGTCGCGTCATGATCGGGCGGATCGGCGACGGCCGGCTCGACCTCGAGCTCGTCTCACGGTTCCCGAACGGGCCCGTCGAGCGCGAAGACGGACTGCACTGGGACTTCGACGCTCTCTACGAGCATGTCGTCGCGGGCCTCGCCGAGGCCGTTCGTCGCGAGCCGGGCATCGAGAGCATCGGCATCGATTCGTGGGCCGTCGACTACGGCCTCGTGAAGGACGGCGAGCTTCTCGCTGAGCCGTTCCACTATCGCGACGACCGCACCGTGCGCGGCGTCGCGGAGGTGCACGCCGAGGCGCCTTTCGCCGAGCTGTATCAGCGCAACGGGCTGCAGTTCCTGCCGTTCAACACGCTCTATCAGTACCGCGTCGAGGCGCGTCTCGCCGACGCCGACACGGCGCTGCTGATCCCCGACCTCATCGCCTTCCTGCTCACCGGAACGTCCGTCGCCGAACGCACGAATGCCTCGACCACCGGGCTGCTCGGCGTCGAATCGGGCGAGTGGGACAGCGAGCTGGCCGAGCGCCTCGGCATCCCGTCGAGCATCCTGCCGACGCTCGTCGATCCGGGCGAGACGATCGGCACCCTGCGACCCGAGCTCGCTGAACGCGTCGGCAAGGAGCTGCCCGTGATCGCGGTCGGCTCGCACGACACGGCATCCGCCGTCGTCGCCGCTCCGCTGTCGACCCCGCACTCCGCGTACATCTCGTGCGGCACCTGGGGCTTGGTCGGCGTCGAGCTGACCGAACCGGTGCTGACGGATGCTGCGCGCGGGGCCAACTTCACGCACGAGCTCGGCGTCGACGGCCGCTACCGGTTCCTGCACAACGTCACCGGGCTCTGGCTGCTCAGCGAGACCGTGCGCGCGTGGGAGACGGAAGACGGAACGTCGATCGACCTGTCCGAGCTGCTGACGGCGGCATCCGCGGTCACGGGCGACGTGCCGATCTTCGACGCCGACGACTCCTCGCTCAGCGCACCGGGAGACATGCCCGCGCGCATCGCGGCGCTGCTCGGGTCAGAAGCGCCGTCATCGAGGCCCGCGTTCGCACGGTCGATCGTCGAGTCGATCGCCACGGCATTCGCGGGTGCCGTGCAGACGGCATCCGATCTGTCACGGCGCGAGCTCGACAGCATCCACCTGGTCGGAGGCGGCTCGCTGAACCGCCTGCTGTGCCAGGCGACGGCCGATCGCACCGGTCTTCCCGTGCTCGCGGGCCCCGTCGAGGCGACCGCTCTCGGCAACGTGCTCGTGCAGGCGCGCGCTCTGGGCGCCGCTCCCGACTCCCTCGAGGAGCTGCGAGCACTCGTCGCCGCGACCCACGAGCCCGAGCGCTTCGACCCGCGCTGA
- the rhaS gene encoding rhamnose ABC transporter substrate-binding protein gives MTFARKKIAGFAAVAVAAALVLSGCADTSGGTGGSGSGEGEGGGSDNLSITFLPKNLGNPYFDTSSEGGKTAVDEFGGTFAEVGPAEATPDAQVSYINTATQQAVGALVVSANDPKAICDALNEARDAGVKVVTFDSDTNPECRDLFINQADSEGIAKVQVDLIADQIGGAGEVAILSASANATNQNAWIELMEEYVASEYPDITIVETVYGDDDDQTSFDKTAALLQSHPNLKGIISPTTVGIAAAARYVSTSDYKGKVAITGLGTPNQMREYVEDNTVTAFALWNPADLGYLAAFASKALIEGEITGEEGDTFEAGELGEYTVGADGVVLLGDPFEFNAENIGEFDF, from the coding sequence ATGACGTTTGCACGCAAGAAGATCGCGGGGTTCGCGGCGGTCGCCGTGGCCGCAGCGCTCGTGCTGAGCGGCTGCGCCGACACCAGCGGCGGCACCGGCGGCTCGGGTTCGGGCGAGGGCGAAGGCGGCGGGTCCGACAACCTGTCGATCACGTTCCTGCCCAAGAACCTCGGAAACCCCTACTTCGACACCTCGAGCGAGGGCGGCAAGACGGCCGTCGACGAGTTCGGCGGCACGTTCGCCGAGGTCGGCCCGGCCGAGGCCACGCCCGACGCGCAGGTCAGCTACATCAACACCGCGACGCAGCAGGCCGTCGGTGCGCTGGTCGTCTCGGCCAACGACCCCAAGGCGATCTGCGATGCGCTGAACGAGGCTCGCGACGCCGGCGTCAAGGTCGTCACCTTCGACTCCGACACGAACCCCGAGTGCCGTGATCTGTTCATCAACCAGGCCGACTCCGAGGGCATCGCCAAGGTGCAGGTCGACCTGATCGCCGACCAGATCGGTGGAGCGGGCGAAGTCGCGATCCTGTCGGCATCCGCCAACGCGACCAACCAGAACGCGTGGATCGAACTCATGGAGGAGTACGTCGCCAGCGAGTACCCCGACATCACCATCGTCGAGACCGTCTACGGCGACGACGACGACCAGACGTCGTTCGACAAGACTGCGGCCCTGCTGCAGAGCCACCCGAACCTGAAGGGCATCATCTCGCCCACCACGGTCGGCATCGCGGCTGCCGCGCGCTACGTCTCGACCTCGGACTACAAGGGCAAGGTCGCGATCACCGGTCTCGGCACCCCGAACCAGATGCGCGAGTACGTCGAAGACAACACCGTCACCGCGTTCGCGCTGTGGAACCCGGCCGACCTCGGCTACCTGGCGGCCTTCGCGTCCAAGGCGCTGATCGAGGGCGAGATCACCGGCGAAGAGGGCGACACCTTCGAAGCCGGCGAGCTCGGCGAGTACACGGTCGGCGCCGACGGCGTCGTGCTGCTCGGCGACCCGTTCGAGTTCAACGCAGAGAACATCGGCGAGTTCGACTTCTGA
- a CDS encoding ABC transporter permease, translated as MTTATTTTSTRVIRDYDRPLWRRIFVNREFAIIALLVLVAIVAAVTIRGFAQPITANYLLLDVAPILLIALPMTLVMITGEIDLSVGSMVGLASVVIGVLTESGAPFEVAALAALLVGVVGGALNGFLVTVVGLPSLAVTIGTLALFRGLAVGLLGTTAVTDFPETWTALAKAKIAGTTIPYIVIPFLILLVLFAVLLHFTPFGRGIFAIGLSKDAARFSGVDVERTKFILFVLSGVVAAFAGIFYTLRFGSARGDNATGLELQVIAAVVLGGVSVFGGRGHLHGVVAAVLLIGVLGSSLRLAGVTSDVINIITGGLLIFSVVAASVLAWAQRVRSKAGPPLRVAASPAP; from the coding sequence ATGACCACGGCAACGACGACCACGTCGACGCGCGTCATCCGCGACTACGACCGGCCCCTGTGGCGTCGCATCTTCGTCAACCGCGAGTTCGCGATCATCGCGCTGCTCGTGCTGGTGGCGATCGTCGCGGCCGTCACGATCCGCGGCTTCGCGCAGCCGATCACGGCGAACTACCTCCTGCTCGATGTCGCGCCCATTCTGCTGATCGCGCTGCCGATGACGCTCGTGATGATCACCGGCGAGATCGACCTGTCGGTCGGCTCCATGGTCGGACTCGCCAGCGTCGTGATCGGTGTGCTCACCGAGTCGGGTGCGCCGTTCGAGGTCGCAGCCCTGGCGGCGCTGCTGGTCGGAGTCGTGGGAGGGGCCCTCAACGGCTTCCTCGTCACGGTCGTCGGCCTGCCCTCGCTCGCCGTCACGATCGGCACGCTCGCGCTCTTCCGCGGCCTCGCGGTCGGCCTGCTCGGCACCACCGCGGTCACCGACTTCCCGGAGACGTGGACGGCGCTGGCGAAGGCGAAGATCGCCGGCACGACGATCCCGTACATCGTCATCCCGTTCCTGATCCTGCTGGTGCTGTTCGCGGTGCTGCTGCACTTCACCCCCTTCGGTCGGGGCATCTTCGCGATCGGACTCTCGAAGGACGCAGCGCGCTTCTCGGGCGTCGATGTCGAACGCACGAAGTTCATCCTGTTCGTGCTCTCGGGTGTCGTCGCCGCGTTCGCCGGCATCTTCTACACGCTGCGGTTCGGCAGCGCCCGCGGAGACAACGCCACCGGCCTCGAACTGCAGGTGATCGCGGCCGTCGTGCTCGGCGGAGTCTCGGTCTTCGGCGGACGGGGTCACCTGCACGGCGTCGTCGCCGCGGTGCTCCTGATCGGGGTGCTCGGCAGCAGCCTGCGCCTCGCCGGCGTCACCTCCGACGTCATCAACATCATCACCGGCGGTCTGCTGATCTTCTCGGTCGTCGCAGCCAGCGTCCTCGCCTGGGCGCAGCGCGTCAGGTCGAAGGCCGGCCCGCCCCTCCGCGTAGCGGCCTCTCCCGCACCATGA
- a CDS encoding ABC transporter permease: MSLTTAPAAAAPAIAKKPGGIGRAREFGILAALVLVVIAATVKNPNFLFSADGWRDLLLTPSILMLVAVGQAIVIITRNVDLSVGSVMGLTAYLTGRLFVDVPGIPIVLVVIAAVLLGAFLGLVNGALVAFAKVPAMVITLGTLYAYRGINVLWTGSDRINASDMPKDFLALGTQQILFIPVLSIVAVIVLALAAWYLRNTRGGREYYAIGSDPSAAELYGLKVTRRVLSAFVLSGALAGLAGVFYAARYGSISSQAGSGWELDAVGAAVIGGIAITGGVGTVWGAAIGAMLLMTINRALPILGIPDFWQRAVVGVLIIGAIVLDRVLAVRQRRQLIEARDES; this comes from the coding sequence ATGAGCCTCACCACCGCGCCGGCGGCCGCCGCTCCGGCGATCGCCAAGAAGCCGGGCGGCATCGGCCGTGCACGGGAGTTCGGCATCCTCGCCGCCCTCGTGCTCGTCGTGATCGCCGCCACGGTGAAGAACCCCAACTTCCTGTTCAGCGCCGACGGCTGGCGCGATCTGCTGCTGACGCCGTCGATCCTCATGCTCGTCGCGGTCGGCCAGGCCATCGTGATCATCACCCGCAACGTCGACCTCTCGGTCGGCTCGGTCATGGGCCTGACGGCATATCTCACCGGACGCCTCTTCGTCGACGTGCCCGGCATCCCGATCGTCCTCGTCGTGATCGCAGCCGTGCTGCTCGGAGCCTTCCTCGGTCTCGTGAACGGCGCCTTGGTCGCATTCGCCAAGGTGCCGGCGATGGTGATCACACTCGGCACGCTCTATGCCTACCGCGGCATCAACGTGCTGTGGACCGGCAGCGACCGCATCAACGCCTCCGACATGCCGAAGGACTTCCTCGCGCTCGGCACCCAGCAGATCCTCTTCATCCCGGTGCTGTCGATCGTCGCGGTGATCGTGCTCGCACTGGCCGCCTGGTATCTGCGCAACACCAGGGGCGGCCGCGAGTATTACGCGATCGGATCCGACCCCTCGGCCGCCGAGCTCTACGGCCTCAAGGTCACCCGCCGGGTGCTCTCCGCGTTCGTCCTCTCCGGCGCGCTCGCCGGGCTGGCCGGCGTCTTCTACGCCGCGCGCTACGGATCGATCAGCTCACAGGCCGGCAGCGGCTGGGAGTTGGATGCGGTCGGCGCGGCCGTGATCGGCGGCATCGCGATCACCGGCGGTGTCGGCACGGTCTGGGGTGCGGCCATCGGCGCCATGCTCCTGATGACCATCAACCGCGCACTGCCGATTCTCGGCATCCCCGACTTCTGGCAGCGCGCCGTGGTCGGTGTGCTCATCATCGGGGCCATCGTGCTCGACCGGGTGCTCGCGGTCAGACAGAGACGCCAGCTCATCGAAGCGAGGGACGAATCATGA
- a CDS encoding sugar ABC transporter ATP-binding protein, protein MVDAASARSAPPTALELHRVVKSFGPVVALRSGSLTLRPGSIHALIGENGAGKSTLVKIMAGLYRRDSGDFRLHGEDVDFTSTAQSKAAGIAVIYQEPTLFPDLSVTENIFMGRQPTGLLGRIDRKAMRTEVDRIFRRLGVTLDPDRITEGLSIADQQIIEIAKAISLDASVLIMDEPTAALSGVEVDRLFAVARSLRDEGRAILFISHRFDEVFDLCDTVTVMRDGAYIDTTPIAETTVDDLVRQMVGRDVTELFPKQEAAIGEPLLEVTGLTRPGVFHDISFTVRAGEIVALAGLVGAGRSEVARAVFGVDPYSDGEVRMLGAGVARRNPTAAMRSGLALVPEDRRKQGLVIDAGVGGNITLAIRRRLSKWGLITSGIENRAAKEWASRLEVKTHALDTVAATLSGGNQQKVVLAKWLATDPRVLIIDEPTRGIDVGTKSEVHRLLSQLAGEGLGILMISSELPEVLGMADRVLVMREGRITAEISRDDATSENVMFAATHSSELQS, encoded by the coding sequence GTGGTAGACGCAGCCTCCGCCCGCAGCGCTCCCCCCACCGCGCTCGAGCTGCATCGGGTCGTGAAGTCCTTCGGCCCCGTCGTCGCGCTCCGCTCCGGCAGCCTGACGCTCCGCCCCGGTTCCATCCACGCCCTCATCGGCGAGAACGGAGCGGGAAAGTCCACGCTCGTGAAGATCATGGCCGGTCTCTACCGCCGTGACTCGGGGGACTTCCGCCTGCACGGCGAAGACGTCGACTTCACCAGCACGGCCCAGTCGAAGGCCGCAGGCATCGCGGTCATCTACCAGGAGCCGACGCTGTTCCCCGATCTCTCGGTGACCGAGAACATCTTCATGGGGCGTCAGCCCACCGGACTCCTCGGACGCATCGACCGCAAAGCCATGCGCACCGAGGTCGACCGGATCTTCCGTCGCCTGGGAGTGACGCTCGACCCCGACCGCATCACCGAGGGTCTCTCGATCGCCGACCAGCAGATCATCGAGATCGCCAAGGCCATCTCGCTCGACGCGAGCGTGCTGATCATGGACGAGCCGACCGCGGCGCTCAGCGGCGTCGAGGTCGACCGTCTGTTCGCCGTCGCGCGGAGCCTCCGCGACGAGGGCCGTGCGATCCTCTTCATCTCGCACCGCTTCGACGAGGTGTTCGACCTGTGCGACACGGTGACCGTGATGCGCGACGGCGCCTACATCGACACGACCCCGATCGCCGAGACCACGGTCGACGACCTGGTCAGGCAGATGGTCGGTCGCGACGTCACCGAGCTCTTCCCCAAGCAGGAGGCCGCGATCGGCGAACCGCTGCTCGAGGTCACCGGCCTCACCCGCCCCGGTGTCTTCCACGACATCTCCTTCACCGTTCGCGCGGGCGAGATCGTCGCCCTCGCCGGCCTCGTCGGGGCAGGGCGCTCCGAAGTCGCCCGTGCCGTCTTCGGCGTCGATCCGTACAGCGACGGAGAGGTGCGGATGCTCGGCGCAGGCGTCGCACGCCGCAACCCCACCGCGGCGATGCGCAGCGGCCTCGCGCTCGTGCCCGAGGACCGCCGCAAGCAGGGGCTCGTCATCGATGCGGGTGTCGGCGGCAACATCACTCTCGCGATCCGTCGGCGCCTGTCGAAGTGGGGTCTGATCACCAGCGGCATCGAGAACCGTGCGGCGAAGGAGTGGGCATCGCGCCTCGAGGTCAAGACGCACGCGCTCGACACCGTCGCCGCCACCCTCTCGGGCGGAAACCAGCAGAAGGTCGTGCTGGCCAAGTGGCTGGCAACCGACCCCCGGGTGCTGATCATCGACGAGCCGACACGAGGCATCGATGTCGGCACGAAGTCCGAGGTGCACCGCCTGCTCTCGCAGCTCGCGGGCGAGGGTCTCGGGATCCTGATGATCTCGTCGGAGCTCCCCGAAGTCCTCGGCATGGCAGACCGCGTGCTCGTGATGCGCGAAGGGCGCATCACCGCCGAGATCTCCCGCGACGACGCCACCAGCGAGAACGTCATGTTCGCCGCCACCCACTCATCGGAGCTGCAGTCATGA
- a CDS encoding LacI family DNA-binding transcriptional regulator has product MPISIRDVAVRAGVSVGTVSNVLNRPDEVSSDSVERVTQAIEELGYVRNDAARKLRAGVSTTVGFVVLDGQNPFYNDVVRGAEDEASSHGIAILYGNTDDDPSREKVYLDLFREQQVRGLLIAPYGDVMTQLRRFRASGIATVLVDRFSADSGFSSVSVDSVAGGRLAVEHLIEGGRRRIAFVGGPFDMRQVTDRLAGARAAAENAAVHVELEVVPTAAMTVEEGVAAGARLLTRPRREWPDALFAANDLLALGLLQSLVAGGRLLVPQEIALIGFDDNPFAAAAAVPLSSIRQPSRMIGRTALRIVLEEAADPESIPRQTVFPPELIVRSSTSG; this is encoded by the coding sequence ATGCCGATCAGCATCCGCGATGTCGCCGTCCGTGCGGGCGTCTCCGTCGGCACGGTCTCGAACGTGCTGAATCGGCCGGACGAGGTCTCCAGCGACTCGGTCGAACGCGTCACGCAGGCGATCGAAGAACTCGGCTATGTGCGCAATGACGCGGCTCGCAAGCTGCGAGCCGGTGTCAGCACGACCGTGGGATTCGTGGTGCTCGACGGCCAGAACCCCTTCTACAACGACGTCGTGCGCGGGGCGGAGGACGAGGCATCGAGCCACGGCATCGCGATCCTCTACGGCAACACCGACGACGACCCCTCGCGGGAGAAGGTCTACCTCGATCTGTTCCGCGAGCAGCAGGTGCGCGGTCTGCTCATCGCCCCCTACGGCGACGTCATGACGCAGCTGCGCAGGTTCCGCGCGAGCGGCATCGCGACGGTGCTCGTCGACCGGTTCAGCGCCGACAGCGGGTTCTCGTCGGTCTCGGTCGACAGCGTCGCGGGCGGGCGGCTCGCGGTCGAGCATCTGATCGAGGGAGGTCGGCGGCGCATCGCCTTCGTCGGCGGCCCCTTCGACATGCGCCAGGTCACCGACCGTCTCGCCGGCGCTCGTGCCGCGGCCGAGAACGCGGCCGTGCACGTCGAGCTCGAGGTCGTTCCGACTGCGGCGATGACCGTCGAGGAGGGCGTCGCCGCGGGCGCGCGCCTGCTCACCCGCCCGCGCCGCGAGTGGCCGGATGCTCTCTTCGCCGCGAACGACCTGCTCGCCCTCGGCCTGCTGCAGTCGCTCGTGGCCGGTGGACGCCTGCTCGTGCCGCAGGAGATCGCTCTGATCGGCTTCGACGACAACCCGTTCGCCGCGGCCGCCGCAGTCCCGCTGTCATCGATCCGCCAGCCCAGCCGCATGATCGGGCGCACCGCGCTGCGGATCGTGCTCGAAGAGGCGGCCGACCCTGAGAGCATCCCCCGGCAGACCGTGTTCCCGCCCGAGCTGATCGTGCGCAGCTCGACGAGCGGCTGA
- a CDS encoding peptidase M24 translates to MAGASEDRIEKQDRLARVRRDVDGATLVLTSHEAVSWYLEGARTHVSLAGPPVLAVRAETHGDVLFVAANEADRLIAEELLPEDAERVVRVPWWIPPSVAAAERSGVPESQVAAELRAARARMLPAETERYRVLGRETAETLTDVLGRVGSDQTERAVAAVVAAELIARGIDPLVVLVAGADRGAFRHPLPTAGVLGDRAMVVVCGRRDGLIANATRWIGAPVDEEPLLGVERAFLDASVPGARLDEAFAAGTAAYARFGFDADEWQRHHQGGPSGYAGRDPRAAASTVDRLVENQAFAWNPTAPGLKVEDTMLRTAEGWDVLTVDDRWPSVEYEGLRRPVARAYGAR, encoded by the coding sequence GTGGCCGGAGCATCCGAAGACCGCATCGAGAAGCAGGATCGTCTCGCGCGAGTGCGGCGCGACGTCGATGGTGCGACGCTCGTGCTCACCTCGCACGAGGCGGTGTCGTGGTACCTCGAGGGAGCGCGCACGCATGTGTCGCTCGCGGGTCCGCCGGTGCTCGCGGTGCGCGCGGAGACGCACGGAGATGTGCTGTTCGTCGCCGCGAACGAGGCGGATCGACTGATCGCCGAAGAGCTGCTGCCGGAGGATGCCGAGCGCGTGGTGCGGGTGCCGTGGTGGATCCCGCCGTCGGTCGCGGCGGCCGAGCGGTCGGGCGTTCCGGAGTCGCAGGTGGCGGCAGAGCTCCGCGCAGCGCGTGCGCGGATGCTGCCCGCCGAGACCGAGAGGTACCGAGTCCTCGGGCGCGAGACGGCCGAGACCTTGACCGATGTGCTGGGCCGCGTCGGGTCGGATCAGACCGAGCGCGCGGTCGCGGCGGTGGTCGCCGCGGAGCTCATCGCCCGGGGGATCGATCCGCTCGTCGTGCTCGTCGCCGGCGCTGATCGCGGTGCGTTCCGGCATCCGCTTCCGACCGCGGGCGTGCTCGGAGATCGGGCCATGGTCGTGGTGTGCGGTCGCCGTGACGGGCTGATCGCCAACGCCACCCGCTGGATCGGAGCACCTGTCGACGAGGAACCGCTGCTCGGCGTGGAGCGTGCTTTCCTCGACGCATCGGTGCCGGGCGCTCGCCTCGACGAGGCATTCGCCGCGGGCACGGCGGCGTACGCCCGCTTCGGCTTCGACGCCGACGAGTGGCAGCGGCACCACCAGGGTGGGCCGAGCGGCTATGCCGGACGCGACCCGCGCGCTGCGGCGTCCACGGTCGATCGTCTCGTCGAGAATCAGGCGTTCGCGTGGAACCCGACCGCACCGGGGCTCAAGGTCGAGGACACCATGCTGCGTACAGCGGAGGGCTGGGACGTGCTGACGGTCGACGACCGCTGGCCGTCCGTCGAATATGAGGGACTGCGGCGTCCGGTCGCGAGGGCGTACGGGGCTCGCTGA